Proteins encoded in a region of the Mucispirillum schaedleri ASF457 genome:
- a CDS encoding alpha-amylase/4-alpha-glucanotransferase domain-containing protein, translating to MKIPFLFGIHCHQPAENFYNVVDWAINESYAPFIEVALKNKKFKFSAHYSGWLLEYIRNHREDVFNNLKKISDEGRVEFFAGGFYEPILSAIPSDDRKGQVKMLIDYIDNYFGQKPAGLWLTERVWDPAVIPDMAEIGIKNIIVDDYHLIAAGFPQESLTGYFTTEQDGCLVNIFPIDMGLRYLTPFKPQEEVIKHILEAKNRNVKLISCFDDGEKFGVWPNTYDWVYTKGWLKNFIKAIMAEKEIEFMHYEEAVKKVKPSGHVYLPITSYEEMGQWSLFADKAEKFEEIKEYLKSSPFNHDIEQFLKGSVWKNFLVKYPESNRLHKRTVDLSIRGRKYKNNSEFKDLLYRSQCNDSLWHGVFGGLYLPNLRNNAWAPLIQAEAMYEKLENIKLPIIEQPADIDRNGYDEVYTRGTEFNCLFETRDFGQLTAIELKDKNFNLLNAISRKKEAYHAKLLKNIKPRQENKAEETASIHDMEYSITPEEAGRIIYDWYNKNCFVDHFMDKFILETYEKCSFREFSDFTNQPADSVEVNDNNILFKRNGGIYINNEKINTQVEKSYTINNNAIDFNIKAKASKKIECDYSCEFNFHFADVSQITINNKEFIGNGSIKGKKFEIYDKYLNKKIAITVEKEIEFIYFTLYTVSQSEIGIDLTEQGITVAFGMPFSKEMNIKGTLSIG from the coding sequence ATGAAAATACCATTTTTATTTGGAATTCACTGCCACCAGCCTGCTGAAAATTTTTACAATGTTGTAGACTGGGCAATAAATGAAAGCTATGCTCCATTTATTGAAGTGGCTTTAAAAAACAAAAAATTTAAATTCTCAGCACATTACAGCGGCTGGCTTTTAGAATATATAAGAAATCATAGAGAAGATGTTTTTAATAATCTTAAAAAAATCAGCGATGAAGGCAGAGTTGAATTTTTTGCAGGTGGTTTCTATGAGCCTATACTTTCAGCAATCCCCAGTGATGACAGAAAAGGACAGGTTAAAATGCTTATAGATTATATTGACAATTATTTTGGTCAAAAACCTGCAGGTCTGTGGCTGACAGAAAGAGTGTGGGACCCTGCCGTTATTCCTGATATGGCAGAAATAGGCATTAAAAATATAATAGTTGATGACTATCACTTAATAGCAGCAGGCTTTCCACAAGAATCTTTAACTGGTTATTTTACAACTGAGCAGGATGGCTGCCTTGTAAACATTTTTCCTATTGATATGGGGCTTAGATATTTAACTCCATTTAAACCTCAGGAAGAAGTTATAAAGCATATTCTTGAAGCTAAAAACAGAAATGTAAAACTTATTTCATGCTTTGATGATGGAGAAAAATTTGGTGTATGGCCCAATACTTATGACTGGGTATATACAAAAGGCTGGCTGAAAAACTTTATTAAAGCAATTATGGCAGAAAAAGAAATAGAATTTATGCACTATGAAGAAGCTGTAAAAAAAGTAAAACCATCAGGTCATGTATATCTTCCTATCACAAGCTATGAAGAAATGGGACAGTGGTCGCTTTTTGCAGATAAGGCAGAAAAATTTGAAGAAATAAAAGAATATTTAAAATCATCTCCATTTAATCATGATATAGAACAGTTTTTAAAAGGGAGTGTTTGGAAAAACTTCCTTGTAAAATATCCAGAAAGTAACAGACTGCATAAAAGAACTGTTGATTTATCTATAAGAGGCAGAAAATATAAAAACAACTCTGAATTTAAAGACCTGCTTTATAGAAGCCAGTGTAATGATTCACTATGGCATGGTGTTTTTGGCGGGCTTTATCTGCCTAATTTAAGAAATAATGCATGGGCACCACTTATTCAGGCAGAAGCAATGTATGAAAAACTTGAAAATATAAAGCTGCCTATTATAGAGCAGCCAGCAGATATTGATAGAAATGGTTATGATGAAGTATATACAAGAGGCACTGAATTTAACTGTCTTTTTGAAACAAGAGATTTTGGTCAGCTTACAGCCATAGAATTAAAAGATAAAAATTTTAATCTGCTTAATGCTATATCAAGGAAAAAAGAAGCATATCATGCAAAACTTTTAAAAAATATAAAACCAAGACAGGAAAATAAGGCAGAAGAAACTGCATCAATTCATGATATGGAATATTCTATCACACCAGAAGAAGCAGGAAGAATTATTTATGACTGGTATAATAAAAACTGCTTTGTAGACCATTTTATGGATAAATTTATACTTGAAACTTATGAAAAATGTTCTTTCAGAGAGTTCAGTGATTTCACAAACCAGCCTGCTGACAGTGTGGAAGTCAATGATAATAATATACTTTTTAAAAGAAACGGTGGAATATACATTAATAATGAAAAAATAAATACACAGGTGGAAAAATCATATACAATAAATAATAATGCAATAGACTTTAATATTAAAGCAAAAGCATCTAAAAAAATAGAATGTGATTACAGCTGCGAATTTAATTTTCATTTTGCTGATGTTTCACAAATCACTATCAATAATAAAGAATTTATAGGAAATGGCTCTATTAAAGGCAAAAAGTTTGAAATTTATGACAAATATCTTAATAAAAAGATTGCAATTACAGTAGAAAAAGAGATAGAATTTATCTACTTTACATTGTATACTGTTTCTCAGTCTGAAATAGGTATAGATTTAACAGAGCAGGGTATTACAGTTGCTTTTGGTATGCCATTTAGCAAAGAAATGAATATAAAAGGCACACTTAGTATAGGGTAA